One part of the Schistocerca piceifrons isolate TAMUIC-IGC-003096 chromosome 2, iqSchPice1.1, whole genome shotgun sequence genome encodes these proteins:
- the LOC124776456 gene encoding activator of basal transcription 1-like, whose translation MSFSGSVSDGSVVDDESLSTDKHRVQRKTSKAKRGIIYLSTIPPYMNVTKVREIFGQFGELGRVYLQPPDIGREVGNKKRKPAKHFTEGWVEFKRKKVAKFVAQTLNNTQIGGRKKSKFYDHIWCIKYLPRFKWVHLSERLAYERAVRKQRLRAEISQAKREANYFSQNIDRSEKLRRHKGVTGLKVMNDTLGKQDIDYHQRKTDSEIQVNKCKTSSNDGIPGGKNNNNYVGDLQTRTDFLKNLFNSGS comes from the exons ATGTCTTTCTCAGGCAGCGTAAGTGATGGATCGGTTGTCGACGATGAAAGTTTAAGTACAGACAAACACCGAGTGCAAAGGAAAACCAGCAAGGCGAAACGTGGAATAATATATTTATCTACAATTCCACCGTATATGAACGTCACCAAAGTGAGAGAGATTTTTGGGCAGTTTGGCGAGTTAGGAAGAGTTTATTTACAACCACCAGATATAG GTAGGGAAGTCGGCAACAAAAAGAGAAAGCCAGCCAAACATTTCACAGAAGGCTGGGTtgaattcaaaagaaaaaaagtggcCAAATTCGTTGCGCAGACCTTAAACAACACGCAGATAGGCGGAAGAAAGAAAAGCAAATTTTATGACCATATTTGGTGCATAAAATATCTGCCAAG gttcaAATGGGTTCATCTCAGTGAAAGATTAGCTTATGAAAGAGCTGTCCGTAAACAACGTTTGAGAGCAGAAATATCCCAGGCAAAACGAGAAGCTAATTACTTCTCTCAGAATATTGACAGGAGTGAAAAACTTCGCAGACACAAAGGTGTTACTGGTTTAAAAGTGATGAATGATACACTCGGCAAACAAGACATTGATTATCATCAGCGGAAAACTGACAGTGAAATTCAAGTGAATAAATGCAAAACATCTTCTAATGATGGCATTCCTGGTGgcaagaataacaataattatgtaGGAGATTTGCAAACTAGAACTgactttctcaagaatctgttcaATAGTGGATCATAA